The window TGACCTTCTTTAATCAGCTGCCCTTCCTGAATCGTTTTTTTTCCCACCCATCCGTCATAAGGAGCGGTAATCACTGTGTAAGAAAGATAGAGTTTAGCATTGTTAAGACTTGCTGAACTCTGCTGAATCTGGCTTTTTACAGGAGCCACTTTAGTCTGCTGCTCACTGGCTCCAGCTCTTACTGCATTTTTCTGCTGTTCCAATGCTAAAAGATTAGCTTTTGACTGTTCATAAGAAGCTTTCACATTCTCAAATTCCTGTTCTGTAGCCGCATCTTCTGTCAAAAGGTTTTTATATCTTTTATAATCTTGTTCTGTTCTCCAGATATCAATTTTTGCGGAAGCAATTTTAGCATCAATGATCTTGGTATCACTTTCTTTGGTACTGACACCGCTTTCAATTGTGCTTATGGTTGCAGTGTTTGCGTGAAGGTTAGCTTCAGCCATGTGTACCTGATTCACAAACTCCCTGTTGTCGATGACGATTAATGTATCTCCTTTGTGTACAAACTGATTTTCGTTAAATTTTATAGTTTTAATGAACCCTGAAACTTTGCTGGATACAGGCGTGATATATTGTTCAATCTGTGCATCATTCGTCGTTACATTTTTTCTTGAAAAAAGATAAAAGCTTACCATTCCTGTGATTCCGCTGATGATCAGGATCCAGGCCAGTAAAGTAATGGACTTGTTGATTCTTTTTTCCTTTTGTGTCAGTTGTTTCTGTGCCATAGTTTTTATAAGTTTCCAATCGTATATTGGAGTTGGTAATATTTAAGTTGTCTGTTGATTTTTACGGAAATAAGATTAGATTCAGCTTCCAGATAAGTATTATCGGCGTCGATCAGTTCAGTGATAAGGCTTAACTT of the Chryseobacterium viscerum genome contains:
- a CDS encoding HlyD family secretion protein, encoding MAQKQLTQKEKRINKSITLLAWILIISGITGMVSFYLFSRKNVTTNDAQIEQYITPVSSKVSGFIKTIKFNENQFVHKGDTLIVIDNREFVNQVHMAEANLHANTATISTIESGVSTKESDTKIIDAKIASAKIDIWRTEQDYKRYKNLLTEDAATEQEFENVKASYEQSKANLLALEQQKNAVRAGASEQQTKVAPVKSQIQQSSASLNNAKLYLSYTVITAPYDGWVGKKTIQEGQLIKEGQALVQMVSNEKWIIANYKETQLGQIDQNQEVIITADAYPDVEFKGKILSVSPASGSQFSLVKPDNATGNFVKIEQRFPVKIILDNNKDNEKLLSGMNVLVSAKKI